The following DNA comes from Hugenholtzia roseola DSM 9546.
CCAAAGGCGTAATATCGATGCCTTCGGCAGCATAAAGGATATTGGGGTTGTTTGTGCCATCAAAAGCATTGAGAACCAGCGTATATTGGTTTTCTTTCGCTACTTCGTTGATAGCATCTTGGATTTTTCCGAAAAGCGGTTCTAAAAGGGCGCGTTCTTTTTCAGCCAAATCATTTTGGAATTGCTGCTGCATGTCGGTAAAACTCTGTTGTAACTGTCGCAATTCGTTTTCTTTTTGCTGATTGACCACAGGCGGATTTTGGGCGCGTGTTTTTTCGTACTCTTCGTATTTGGTTTGAAATTCTTTTTGTTTGGCGGCTAATTGTCCGTCTAAAACTTTGTTGTAGGATTCTAATTCACTTTGCTTGACCTTAAACTCAGGCATCAAGACCAAAATCTGCGTCGCGCTGGTGTAGCCAATTTTGAGTGTATTTTGTGCATTTGCACCAAAAACAAATAAGGTAGCCGCTAAAAAGGCTAAAAAGAGAGTTTTTTTCATTGTATTCAAATGTTAATGAAAATGGTTTTAAAGGGTGTTTAAATGAAATATGGAAACTTGAAAATCCGAAAAGAAAATCCGAAAATTGGGGCTTCTTAGCCCTTAGTTCCTTCTTTGGTAGCCTGCTTGGTATCCTCGCCGCTGCTGCTTTTTACCTTTTCAATTTTAATGCCTAATTCGTCTAAGACAAAATCGGTAAAATCGTAAGTGGTATCGTGATAGAGCATGTGAAAATCGCTGGCTTTGTCAAAAATGAAATGCAATTTTTTTTGTACTGCCACAATGCGCACCGCCTCCATCACACGCGCTTGCAAAGGCTCGACAAGCTGTCGCCTTTTCTGAAAAAAAGCTCCTTCGAAGCCAAAAATCTGCTCACGGAAGGCTAAAACCGCCTCCGTTTGGCTGCGCAAAGTAGCCTCGCGCTCTTGCTGCATAGACTTAGAAAGCAAAACGCGCTCGGCTTCAAGCCCTAATCGCGCCTCTAATAGGTCGCTTTCTTTTTGCTTCAATTCCTTTTCCCAAAGTTGGCGTTGCGTTTCCAAATCTTTGAGTGCCGCTTGATATTCAGGCATCAGAGCCAAAATCTTTTGGGTATCCACATAACCGAATCGCTGCGCCTTTGCCTGCGAAAAAAAGCCCCAAAAGCCAAAAAAGGCAAAGAGCAAAAGGGCAGTTGGATTGAGTTTGGGAAGTTGTCCCTTCGAAAATCGCATAATGATATTGAAAAGGTGAAAATAAAAAACACCACATCG
Coding sequences within:
- a CDS encoding OmpH family outer membrane protein, translating into MKKTLFLAFLAATLFVFGANAQNTLKIGYTSATQILVLMPEFKVKQSELESYNKVLDGQLAAKQKEFQTKYEEYEKTRAQNPPVVNQQKENELRQLQQSFTDMQQQFQNDLAEKERALLEPLFGKIQDAINEVAKENQYTLVLNAFDGTNNPNILYAAEGIDITPLVLKKLGVEPPKEEAGN
- a CDS encoding OmpH family outer membrane protein, translating into MRFSKGQLPKLNPTALLLFAFFGFWGFFSQAKAQRFGYVDTQKILALMPEYQAALKDLETQRQLWEKELKQKESDLLEARLGLEAERVLLSKSMQQEREATLRSQTEAVLAFREQIFGFEGAFFQKRRQLVEPLQARVMEAVRIVAVQKKLHFIFDKASDFHMLYHDTTYDFTDFVLDELGIKIEKVKSSSGEDTKQATKEGTKG